The following coding sequences lie in one Trichoderma breve strain T069 chromosome 1, whole genome shotgun sequence genomic window:
- a CDS encoding ML domain-containing protein, whose product MRFSTTVAYLAACLAAPATALAIWGDSASALDASLKVPGENPIEYCSADRDDDLIEIKKVDLAPNPPKPGKALLITASGVVKKTITTGAYVKVTVKYGLIQLLSTTADLCEQLDNVDLACPLENGQMTITKSVDLPSAIPPGTYSVLADVYSADDEKITCLKATVNFPRPSLGSFENTEEL is encoded by the exons ATGCGTTTCTCTACCACCGTCGCCTATCTGGCTGCCTGCCTCGCCGCTCCGGCCACGGCCCTCGCCATCTGGGGCGATTCGGCCTCCGCACTGGACGCTTCTCTCAAGGTCCCTGGAGAAAACCCCATCGAGTACTGCAGCGCCGACCGTGACGACGACCTCATTGAGATCAAGAAGGTCGACTTGGCTCCTAACCCCCCCAAGCC TGGCAAGGCACTCCTCATCACGGCCTCTGGTGTCGTCAAGAAGACCATCACAACGGGTGCATACGTCAAGGTCACTGTCAAGTACGGCCTCattcagcttctctccacGACTGCAGACCTGTGCGAGCAGCTTGACAATGTCGACCTTGCCTGCCCCCTTGAGAACGGACAGATGACCATCACCAAGAGCGTCGATCTCCCCTCTGCCATTCCTCCG GGAACCTACAGCGTTCTTGCCGACGTCTACTCCGCCGATGACGAGAAGATCACCTGCTTGAAGGCGACCGTTAACTTCCCTCGACCAAGCCTGGGCTCTTTCGAGAACACTGAGGAATTGTAA
- a CDS encoding transglutaminase-like superfamily domain-containing protein, which translates to MADTEEPQFNTLAERIAALNKQKNFSSVGTPEAARKKPKPPPPPGRPAVESRSQTAPVVTVNGSAHEAAPQQPPRPGRANADAPPPLPRRNTQNATSPDASAPPPLPSRTGSFQASPALPPRRTSTITVPKPSGRRNSASSEASMQSTMSSLSLTKTISSTTSNGSNGTVVHKLPPVCDMNSLPPLPPTKRELEAKAKEEAVTRQAAIRENSVRMAARQSVDQPPSQPARPSLPPRLPSRPAKPQPSTSTETLPKPTPKPTPMPARPKIDAAADDGPPPIPMASRPSVAQIQAISSRASPAPPALANDCWVCRDWSGPDAVAAQYPREQLPQHDVVGYLARVLCDPFPSYNDKARAIFTWFHHNIMYDTKAFFSGNIRGMTPEETIRYGAAVCQGYAETYKAIANKAGLECVVVGGHGKGYGYTPLKQGQRPPPPDATGHAWNAVRVDGGVWRLLDACWGAGHICGANNLFKKEFSPVQFTNSGERFGRTHFPSDSRHQFREDGRTITWEEYIVGRSQGPPVEIFGNCGQEGIAEDTVEPASKQISVNSGQVVRFQFAQLCEHWKAEKHGLGKPSLFLLQIHGLDGRKDDFIPIETDGYWHWADVHAKDLGAPGQSVMVLQLTSMDGQDARGVTAQQYLAKKGRVAMAWAYVAKWDLV; encoded by the exons ATGGCCGACACTGAGGAACCGCAGTTTAATACGCTGGCGGAGAGGATAGCAGCGCtgaacaagcaaaagaaCTTTAGCAGCGTCGGCACTCCAGAGGCAGCTCGCAAAAAGCCcaagcctcctcctcctcctggaCGTCCTGCTGTCGAATCCCGAAGCCAAACTGCCCCCGTCGTGACCGTCAACGGCTCGGCTCATGAAGCAGCGCCGCAGCAGCCTCCGAGACCCGGCAGAGCAAATGCCGATGCACCGCCACCATTGCCTCGTCGCAACACACAGAATGCGACCTCACCAGATGCTTCTGCCCCTCCGCCGTTGCCATCGAGGACTGGATCCTTCCAGGCGTCGCCTGCACTACCACCGCGACGAACATCAACGATTACCGTTCCCAAACCCTCAGGACGGCGCAATTCGGCTTCATCAGAGGCATCGATGCAATCTACCATGTCGTCTCTGTCTTTGACCAAGACCATCTCTTCTACTACGAGCAATGGATCCAACGGGACCGTCGTGCACAAGCTGCCACCGGTTTGTGATATGAACAGCTTGCCTCCTCTCCCGCCTACAAAACGGGAACTagaggcaaaggcaaaggaagaagctgtcacAAGACAGGCGGCCATTAGAGAAAACTCCGTGAGGATGGCAGCCAGACAGAGTGTGGACCAACCACcgagccagccagccagaccTAGCCTCCCTCCCAGACTGCCATCCAGGCCAGCTAAGCCCCAACCTTCGACGAGCACGGAGACTCTACCAAAGCCAACGCCAAAGCCTACACCT ATGCCAGCAAGGCCCAAGATTGATGCCGCGGCTGATGACGGGCCCCCTCCGATCCCAATGGCCTCTCGTCCATCAGTGGCTCAGATCCAAGCCATTTCCTCCCGTGCGTCACCAGCTCCGCCAGCATTGGCTAATGATTGCTGGGTATGCCGAGACTGGAGCGGACCTGATGCCGTTGCCGCCCAATATCCAAGAGAGCAGCTCCCCCAGCATGATGTTGTGGGATACCTTGCCCGTGTACTCTGTGACCCGTTCCCGTCATACAACGACAAGGCAAGAGCCATCTTCACGTGGTTTCATCACAACATCATGTATGATACCAAGGCATTTTTCAGCGGTAACATCAGAGGTATGACACCCGAAGAAACAATACGCTACGGTGCGGCTGTGTGCCAAGGCTACGCGGAGACGtacaaggccattgccaacaagGCCGGCCTGGAATGTGTTGTCGTTGGTGGCCATGGAAAGGGCTATGGCTATACTCCCTTGAAACAAGGACAAAGACCACCACCTCCCGATGCGACTGGTCATGCATGGAACGCAGTCAGGGTTGATGGTGGTGTCTGGAGGCTTCTCGATGCCTGTTGGGGAGCTGGCCACATTTGCGGAGCCAACAACTTATTCAAGAAAGAGTTTAGCCCCGTCCAGTTCACCAACAGCGGCGAGAGGTTTGGCCGTACCCATTTCCCGTCTGACAGCAGACACCAGTTCCGTGAGGATGGCCGTACAATCACTTGGGAAGAGTACATTGTCGGGCGCTCTCAGGGTCCGCCGGTGGAAATCTTTGGTAATTGTGGCCAAGAAGGCATTGCTGAAGACACTGTTGAGCCTGCATCAAAGCAGATATCCGTCAATAGCGGCCAAGTTGTCCGATTTCAGTTTGCACAGCTATGTGAGCACTGGAAGGCGGAGAAGCACGGCCTTGGGAAGCCTTCTCTGTTTCTGCTGCAGATTCATGGCCTCGATGGCCGCAAAGATGATTTTATTCCGATTGAGACGGATGGCTACTGGCACTGGGCCGATGTCCATGCTAAAGACTTAGGAGCGCCAGGGCAGTCGGTCATGGTGCTGCAGTTGACATCGATGGATGGACAAGACGCACGAGGCGTGACAGCTCAGCAATATCTTGCCAAGAAGGGACGGGTTGCGATGGCCTGGGCGTATGTGGCCAAGTGGGATTTGGTTTAA
- a CDS encoding f-box-like domain-containing protein — protein MATSDAGDEVAAQPNKQRLTFVDLPTETQREIISHCSQSDLICLALVSRHFHELASAQLYRNFHIIFPDDDDLNFDSPIDGLAGGLDTFTTSNYDYAKHLRDLSMDTLSAGLKGECCYQSYLYSASCGKFLNTLLHLTLRKARSLEVFRWNIRVELSRPVYRELHRIASLKKLHIRMQAGDSYYVQPPPLPVSIDPHPQPESTNHWGGIPPLAPLSLLPPPPGVVPPVVSGPPPSLLPPSSKSAPKNKTGKRVTGAKEPSTFSGFKNLQSLSVLDIENLDIVSELNACIKNSSSTLTELQLSFSDGLASRARKPPPDSDADDSDVEDEFQVLPATQNNNGSSFDSKSYRVYEERRLQEAVLGKIFQLFSPPPGAPRKADTVESEQEDDKKGPEASAADVREAFIESIKNASTKLMTITSGSSNFSASAQDMLDTIAKAARNYVDSVDTSALTGGQPDPQNQEAEVEEESSAKASETTVPSESSSSKAPKRNGVDASPEDIDIAHIEVLGDGFEEAEDSSLPDDPGQTGSSSGSATPTPAADAAVAPSMTPGNATQSSAHKVNLENLMTKLDSFRNQSEAIGKKINDLHAQGSAIDHTQIKDADAQLRGFSAMVTDLQNEIQVIEEEMDESERRAAGVNTKSMSDYVRRTRGLMLTSLSIYLIPVKASVLSQTINLSCLKQITLLNVGDQAAIWSLFTKANKVRPLPLRSIFTDNVCNQFLVFASQLEEIHDLFLLERSPKSKPETLSMPSFANMDQIRRLVLKKHIGHLRRLMIKDEASGTRWDCNEKTMILICTQGRKLEELALSMNIQAVHIFMQYFSGLVSLRAINILHFRNNDTCIWVVREILRFIVDNLSHYPELKLEWIAMEDDRVDRVIRPSDEANDAPDERNNNKRAKGKSKDKFPVTTPLGPHGNMFPPLPLEGLDSESDSDDEFNGGSRLRFKTVGPLQFYDVWGVKIFDKEIRSGRL, from the exons atggccacgAGCGATGCCGGCGACGAGGTGGCGGCCCAGCCCAACAAGCAGCGACTCACTTTTGTCGACTTGCCCACCGAGACTCAGCGGGAAATCATCTCACAT TGCTCCCAGAGCGATCTGATATGTCTTGCTCTCGTCTCCCGCCATTTTCACGAACTCGCCTCGGCTCAGCTATACAGGAACTTCCACATCATCTTCCccgacgatgacgacctCAACTTCGACTCTCCCATCGACGGTCTTGCCGGCGGTCTTGATACTTTCACCACCAGTAATTATGATTATGCCAAGCATCTGAGGGATCTATCCATGGACACTCTCAGCGCTGGACTTAAGGGAGAGTGCTGTTACCAATCCTATCTGTATAGTGCCAGTTGCGGCAAGTTTCTAAACACGCTCCTGCACCTTACACTCAGAAAAGCCAGATCGCTTGAGGTTTTCCG ATGGAACATCCGTGTGGAACTCAGCAGACCTGTCTACCGCGAACTGCATAGAATCGCATCGCTGAAAAAGCTGCATATACGGATGCAGGCGGGAGACTCATACTACGTACAGCCGCCCCCGCTGCCCGTCTCCATCGATCCTCACCCCCAGCCAGAATCGACAAACCATTGGGGAGGCATTCCGCCGCTTGCTCCTCTCAGCTTGCTGCCTCCGCCTCCGGGCGTCGTGCCACCTGTTGTCAGCGGTCCCCCGCCTTCTCTCCTACCGCCGTCGTCCAAGTCAGCGCCTAAGAATAAGACTGGGAAGCGTGTGACTGGTGCAAAGGAGCCATCTACGTTTTCGGGGTTCAAGAACCTCCAGAGCCTCAGTGTGCTGGATATCGAAAACCTCGATATCGTGAGCGAGCTTAATGCCTGCATCAAGAACTCTAGCTCAACGCTTACTGAACTACAACTATCCTTTTCGGATGGGTTGGCAAGCCGGGCGCGTAAGCCGCCGCCTGATTCCGACGCAGACGATTCTGATGTCGAGGACGAGTTCCAGGTTCTCCCAGCTACCCAGAACAACAATGGTAGCAGCTTCGACTCCAAGTCATATAGGGTATACGAGGAGCGGAGACTTCAAGAAGCCGTCCTTGGCAAAATATTCCAGCTATTTTCACCGCCACCTGGAGCGCCGCGTAAAGCTGACACTGTCGAATCTGAGCAAGAGGATGATAAGAAGGGACCGGAGGCTTCGGCAGCAGATGTTCGAGAAGCATTCATCGAATCCATAAAGAATGCATCTACCAAACTCATGACGATTACCAGTGGATCTTCCAatttctctgcctctgcgcAAGATATGCTTGATACCATAGCCAAGGCGGCGCGGAATTATGTAGATTCTGTCGATACATCAGCACTGACTGGCGGGCAGCCAGACCCCCAAAACCAGGAGGCT gaagttgaagaggaatCTAGTGCCAAGGCAAGTGAGACGACGGTGCCTAGCGAAAGTTCGTCTAGCAAGGCACCAAAGAGGAACGGCGTCGACGCTTCTCCTGAAGATATCGACATTGCCCATATCGAAGTTCTTGGGGATGGTTttgaagaagccgaggaTTCCAGCCTTCCAGATG ACCCTGGTCAAACTGGTTCTTCCTCTGGCTCTGCTACTCCTACACCAGCGGCTGATGCGGCCGTAGCCCCCTCCATGACGCCTGGCAACGCCACTCAATCCTCTGCACACAAGGTCAACTTGGAGAACCTGATGACCAAACTTGACTCATTCCGGAACCAGAGCGAAGCCATAGGGAAGAAAATCAACGACCTGCATGCTCAAGGCTCGGCAATAGATCATACGCAGATCAAAGATGCTGACGCCCAACTCAGGGGCTTCAGTGCCATGGTCACTGACCTCCAGAACGAAATCCAGGTtatcgaggaggagatggatgagtCGGAGCGCCGGGCAGCAGGCGTTAATACCAAGAGCATGAGCGACTATGTCCGCCGCACAAGAGGCCTGATGCTCACATCCCTGAGCATCTACCTTATCCCCGTCAAGGCATCCGTTTTGTCGCAGACCATCAATCTATCGTGCCTTAAGCAGATCACCCTTCTCAATGTTGGAGACCAGGCGGCCATCTGGTCTTTGTTCACTAAGGCAAACAAGGTGCGGCCGCTGCCGTTGAGGAGCATCTTCACAGACAACGTGTGCAATCAATTCCTCGTTTTTGCCTCTCAGCTCGAGGAGATACATGACCTATTTTTGCTCGAGCGCAGCCCTAAGAGCAAGCCCGAGACCCTTTCCATGCCGAGCTTTGCAAATATGGACCAGATTCGTAGGCTTGTTCTCAAGAAGCATATTGGCCACCTTAGGCGATTGATGATCAAGGATGAAGCCAGCGGCACTCGCTGGGACTGTAATgagaagacgatgattcTCATTTGCACCCAGGGACGAAAACTCGAGGAATTGGCACTGAGCATGAATATTCAGGCTGTG CATATTTTCATGCAATACTTTTCTGGTCTCGTTAGCCTGCGCGCAATCAACATCTTACACTTCCGCAACAATGATACTTGCATCTGGGTTGTTAGAGAAATCCTGAGATTCATTGTAGACAATCTGTCGCACTATCCAGAGCTCAAGCTAGAATGGATCGCAATGGAAGACGATCGTGTTGACCGAGTGATCCGGCCGTCGGACGAGGCCAACGACGCCCCAGATGAGcgaaacaacaacaagcgggccaagggcaagagcAAGGACAAATTCCCAGTTACGACACCTCTGGGCCCCCACGGCAACATGTTTCCGCCTCTCCCGCTGGAGGGCCTCGACTCGGAGAGCGATAGCGATGACGAGTTTAACGGAGGGTCTCGCCTGCGATTCAAGACGGTTGGACCGCTGCAGTTTTACGATGTTTGGGGAGTCAAGATCTTTGACAAGGAGATTCGTAGTGGAAGACTATGA
- a CDS encoding ATP synthase (F/14-kDa) subunit domain-containing protein: MASNADFKDRQFLAVIGDEDSVTGLLLAGIGHITAGADAQKNFLVVDSKTETAAIESAFESFTERKDIGIVLINQHVADRIRHRVDTYTAAFPTVLEIPSKDHPYDPEKDSVLRRVRRLFGE; encoded by the exons ATGGCTTCTAACGCCGACTTCAAAGACCGGCAGTTCCTTGCCGTCATCGGCGACGAG GACTCTGTAACGGGCCTCTTGCTCGCGGGCATCGGC CACATCACTGCCGGCGCCGATGCGCAGAAAAACTTCCTTGTCGTCGACAGCAAGACAGAGACCGCAGCCATCGAATCTGCCTTTGAGAGCTTTACCGAGAGAAAAGACATTGGCATCGTCTTGATCAACCAGCAT GTTGCCGACCGGATACGACACCGAGTCGATACCTACACCGCTGCCTTCCCCACGGTCCTCGAGATTCCAAGCAAAGATCATCCTTATGATCCCGAGAAGGACAGTGTTCTGAGACGGGTGCGTCGTCTGTTTGGAGAGTAA
- a CDS encoding glycosyl transferase family 4 domain-containing protein produces the protein MAPSGSPHASPATSLSRTETLSLVSLSGASLAILANTFHGDGEPLIASLSLSLVAFSLCYAMIRWLGPTFIKAGFRGRDLSKVNSAELPECMGAVCAAVYLITVIIFIPFPFYKDIVAATSGGGNRDVVVEIYPANEGRFLHRFPHNKLASYLGAIISLQTIALLGIGDDLFDIRWRHKWWIPGLASIPLLVVYFVDFDVTSIVIPVPLQPFLGDLLDLGVLYYVYMACVAMFCPQSINMLAGINGIEVSQCIVVSLLIAFNDCLYLFTPYPHPATDSHLFSLYFLLPWIGVSVALLAHNWYPAKVFVGDTYCYFSGMVFAVVGILGHFSKTLGLLLVPQLFNFLYSCPQIFGLIPCPRHRLPKFNARSGLLEPSITPWSPDRQPHPLVGKALHLLHRLRLLRVTTDEAGLFVETSNLTLLNLWLVWRGPLKENRLAWEVTLLQLFVGLFGLFVRHKLALLIFKEDNWGSTGQH, from the exons ATGGCTCCCTCCGGCTCCCCCCACGCCTCCCCAGCAACAAGCCTCTCCCGCACCGAAaccctcagcctcgtctccCTCTCCGGCGCCTcgctcgccatcctcgcaAACACATTCCACGGCGACGGCGAACCCCtcatcgcctctctctcactctcccTCGTCGCGTTCTCGCTATGCTATGCCATGATCCGGTGGCTCGGCCCGACcttcatcaaggccggcTTCCGGGGCCGCGACCTGAGCAAGGTCAATAGCGCGGAGCTGCCAGAGTGCATGGGCGCTGTATGTGCTGCCGTGTATCTCATTACGGTGATTATTTTCATCCCGTTTCCTTTTTACAAGGACATTGTTGCGGCGACGAGCGGAGGAGGGAATCGGGATGTTGTGGTGGAGATATATCCTGCGAACGAGGGACGGTTCTTGCATAGATTCCCTCATAACAAG CTCGCCTCCTAcctcggcgccatcatctccctccaAACCATCGCCctcctcggcatcggcgaCGACCTCTTCGACATCCGCTGGCGCCACAAGTGGTGGATCCCAGGCCTCGCCTCCATCcccctcctcgtcgtctACTTCGTCGACTTCGACGTAAcctccatcgtcatcccTGTCCCTCTCCAACCCTTTCTCGGCGACCTCCTCGACCTCGGCGTCCTCTACTACGTCTACATGGCCTGCGTCGCCATGTTCTGCCCCCAGAGCATCAACATGCTCGCAGGAATCAACGGCATCGAAGTCTCCCAGTGTATCGTCGTATCACTGCTCATCGCCTTCAACGATTGTCTCTACCTCTTCACTCCGTATCCTCATCCCGCGACAGACTCACATCTCTTCTCGTTATACTTCTTGCTTCCTTGGATAGGCGTCTCCGTCGCCCTGCTCGCCCACAACTGGTATCCCGCAAAAGTCTTCGTCGGAGACACCTACTGCTACTTCTCCGGCATGgtcttcgccgtcgtcggcatCCTCGGCCACTTCTCCAAGAcgctcggcctcctcctcgtcccccagctcttcaacttcctCTACTCGTGCCCACAAATCTTCGGCCTCATCCCCTGCCCGCGCCACCGTCTGCCCAAGTTCAACGCCCGCTCCGGCCTCCTCGAGCCCTCTATTACGCCCTGGTCCCCCGATCGACAGCCGCACCCTCTCGTCGGCAAGGCCCTGCACCTGCTGCACCGCCTGCGTCTCCTCCGCGTCACGACTGACGAAGCTGGCCTCTTCGTCGAAACGAGTAATCTAACGCTCCTCAACCTGTGGCTCGTCTGGCGAGGTCCTCTAAAGGAAAACCGCCTCGCCTGGGAAGTGACATTGCTACAGCTATTCGTGGGCCTCTTTGGCCTCTTCGTCAGACATAAGCTAGCGCTCCTCATCTTTAAGGAAGACAACTGGGGCAGCACAGGACAGCACTAA
- a CDS encoding PHD-finger domain-containing protein, which produces MTDKPAPLSTQAAVSTQANHIALVGPTGPDDVAHKIEAPEEEPYTIKCICNFSDDDGNTIYCETCDTWQHIDCFYPENREEAIREDFAHSCADCKPRPLNRQKAIERTLRLRNTILEPESIDKKSTKRPPSKSHKKKTKPSEVLLNGIHAASEGGKHGHNGDHHPPPAKKSKTSHRPSLSVSSQPSKRSPSYGNNRANPTHPPSPATTPPDLPDDFQIHHYSESFCSLYNDVPDARSNAFANLAIPTALVRWLESPSALEKEVGRRHSEVFQDALPALERKRPKLEIKDATQALENGTTLLWRSLKSTSSIEKDVPLIELNGEIGFQKDYCADSDNLWADLSSPLPFVFFHPILPLYIDTRKEGSLARYVRRSCKPNAQLDTFLINKSDYHFWLVSDRYIPPSEQITLPWDFRLEKSVSQRWLHLLGLSDDDGAAQDEFELDESEYTAISNWIDRILSEYGGCACDQDNNCAFARFHRHYLYGKSQSRGNKKRSRKTKAHTISPSSTGHATNSRAASEGHVDEHAEREGRDGSVPARSKPSSRDRTPLRQGSFDQLGILTEPTDRDKRKVAMVEDSFRRMEQEQQQPPRKKKRVSDTTTASTSSKSKSRTGSTPHIGSYADASTTSRSKSGSPASSRSPNLGTSSKSTAVRQGSADIRARQSSASPRPVYCDMGIQTDPVDDEWFSQPQELPCRKKRIISLSQRLLNNRYRARAEEDRKRTSSISDSRPSTADAMDVDAGETEQKLDPPKAEEETQPPPSPPPTQDVEDAEVHDAPPLPAPEEAPAAPPGEAESTPEKPKAPELKVQMPTLPALDATASTTTTPLSASSSAVQSVIISSINATVNGAIATSSPIKKKLSLSDYTKSRMNKAAVKPSLSLISTKPSPSEADEIKLENVESATMEKVEGAVVTPTATAAATTNGHP; this is translated from the coding sequence ATGACAGACAAGCCAGCTCCGCTGTCGACGCAAGCAGCAGTTTCCACCCAGGCCAACCACATCGCGCTCGTAGGCCCGACCGGCCCCGACGATGTCGCCCACAAGATTGAGGCGCCAGAGGAAGAGCCCTACACAATCAAGTGTATCTGCAATTTCTCTGACGACGACGGAAACACAATATACTGCGAGACGTGCGACACATGGCAGCACATTGATTGCTTCTATCCCGAGAATCGGGAGGAGGCCATCCGAGAGGACTTTGCTCACTCGTGTGCCGACTGCAAGCCCCGACCGCTGAATCGACAAAAGGCGATCGAGCGCACTCTACGGCTCAGGAATACCATCCTAGAGCCAGAGAGCATCGACAAAAAATCCACCAAGCGACCCCCTTCCAAGAGccacaagaagaaaaccaAGCCTAGCGAAGTTCTTCTCAACGGTATCCACGCGGCTTCAGAGGGCGGCAAGCACGGCCACAACGGTGACCATCACCCTCCTCCAGCCAAGAAATCAAAAACCTCCCACCGACCCTCCCTGTCCGTGAGCTCCCAGCCTTCCAAGCGAAGCCCTTCGTATGGGAACAACCGGGCGAATCCTACGCACCCTCCGAGTCCCGCCACGACTCCTCCCGACCTCCCCGACGATTTTCAAATCCACCACTACTCTGAGAGCTTCTGCTCCCTATACAACGACGTGCCCGACGCTCGCTCCAATGCATTTGCCAACCTCGCCATCCCCACCGCTCTGGTACGATGGCTAGAGTCGCCTTCTGCTCTGGAAAAGGAGGTCGGCCGGAGACACTCAGAGGTCTTCCAGGACGCACTGCCTGCTCTTGAGAGAAAGCGACCGAAGCTTGAGATCAAGGACGCCACACAGGCGCTGGAGAATGGCACTACCCTGCTCTGGCGCTCTCTCAAGTCGACGTCTTCCATCGAAAAGGACGTGCCTCTCATCGAGTTGAATGGCGAGATTGGCTTCCAGAAGGATTACTGTGCAGACAGTGATAACCTCTGGGCTGATCTCTCATCGCCCCtcccttttgtctttttccaTCCTATTCTCCCACTTTACATCGACACCCGTAAAGAAGGCTCCTTGGCCCGCTATGTTCGGAGAAGTTGCAAGCCCAACGCTCAACTGGACACcttcctcatcaacaagTCGGACTACCACTTCTGGCTCGTCAGCGACCGATACATCCCACCCAGCGAGCAGATTACTCTACCGTGGGACTTTCGTCTAGAAAAGAGCGTCTCTCAGCGCTGGCTACATCTGCTGGGCCtcagcgatgatgatggcgcaGCGCAAGATGAGTTTGAACTCGACGAGTCAGAGTATAcagccatctccaactgGATCGACCGGATATTGTCAGAATATGGGGGTTGCGCGTGTGATCAGGATAATAACTGCGCCTTCGCACGATTCCATCGACACTATCTATACGGCAAGAGCCAGTCCCGcggcaacaagaagagatCACGCAAGACAAAGGCCCACACCATCTCACCAAGCAGCACCGGTCATGCCACAAATAGTCGTGCTGCCAGTGAAGGCCATGTCGATGAGCACGCTGAGCGTGAGGGCCGAGATGGGTCGGTCCCGGCACGGAGCAAGCCCTCTAGCAGGGATCGAACTCCGCTGCGCCAGGGCTCTTTTGATCAATTAGGGATATTGACCGAACCTACAGATCGTGACAAGCGCAAGGTGGCCATGGTGGAAGACTCCTTCCGCCGTATggaacaagagcagcagcaaccaccgaggaagaagaagagggtaTCAGACACTACAACAGCCTCGACGTCTTCCAAATCAAAATCCAGAACCGGCTCAACCCCTCACATTGGCAGCTATGCTGATGCAAGCACCACCTCCCGAAGCAAATCCGGTTCGCCTGCTAGCTCAAGATCACCAAATCTTGGAACCTCTTCTAAATCTACTGCAGTCCGCCAGGGCTCAGCAGACATACGAGCCAGGCAATCATCCGCATCGCCACGACCCGTCTACTGCGACATGGGCATTCAGACGGATCCCGTAGACGACGAGTGGTTTAGTCAGCCGCAAGAACTCCCCTGTCGCAAGAAGCGAATCATTTCACTTTCTCAGCGACTCCTCAACAACAGGTACAGAGCGCGCGCTGAAGAGGACCGCAAGCGaacatcatccatctcagaCTCGCGGCCATCAACGGCTGACGCCATGGACGTTGATGCCGGAGAGACTGAGCAGAAATTGGACCCACCAAAAGCCGAAGAGGAAACTCAGCCGCCTCCGTCTCCTCCCCCAACTCAAGATGTAGAAGACGCGGAAGTGCACGATGCGCCCCCTCTACCTGCCCCTGAAGAagcaccagcagctcctccggGTGAAGCGGAGTCTACCCCAGAGAAGCCAAAGGCACCTGAGCTTAAAGTTCAAATGCCCACCTTGCCCGCACTCGATGCCACTGCTTCAACTACGACCACGCCACTATCGGCAAGCAGCTCTGCTGTGCAATCAGTAATCATCTCTAGCATCAACGCAACCGTCAACGGAGCCATTGCAACTTCAAGTCcaatcaagaagaagctgagcctTAGCGATTACACCAAGAGCAGGATGAACAAGGCCGCAGTGAAGCCCTCATTGAGCCTCATTTCTACAAAGCCTAGCCCTtcagaggcagatgagatCAAGCTGGAGAATGTAGAGTCTGCAACTATGGAGAAAGTCGAAGGCGCAGTGGTTACACCTACAGCGACAGCCGCCGCCACTACAAACGGTCACCCATGA